A stretch of Leisingera sp. S132 DNA encodes these proteins:
- the cueR gene encoding Cu(I)-responsive transcriptional regulator, producing MNIGDVSSRSGLPAKTIRYYEDIGLIKPHRSANGYRCFAETDLHKLAFLGRARALGFTIEDCRTLMALYEDESRASADVKQLALEHLAKIDEKIADLQAMRDTLGELVKGCAGDSRPDCPILKDLSGER from the coding sequence ATGAATATCGGGGACGTATCCAGCCGCTCAGGGCTTCCGGCCAAGACGATCCGCTATTACGAGGACATCGGCCTGATCAAACCGCACCGCAGCGCCAACGGCTACCGCTGCTTTGCCGAGACCGACCTGCACAAGCTGGCGTTTCTGGGCCGCGCCCGGGCGCTGGGCTTCACCATTGAGGACTGCCGCACCCTGATGGCACTTTATGAGGACGAAAGCCGCGCGAGTGCCGATGTGAAACAACTGGCGCTGGAACATTTGGCCAAGATCGACGAGAAGATCGCGGATTTGCAAGCGATGCGCGACACGCTGGGCGAATTGGTCAAAGGCTGCGCAGGCGACAGCCGCCCTGACTGCCCGATCCTCAAGGACCTGTCCGGCGAGCGGTGA
- a CDS encoding 3-keto-5-aminohexanoate cleavage protein has product MSKPCIICVAITGSVPTKENNPAVPVTVEEQIESTHEAFEAGASIAHCHVRNDDQTPTSDPEKFARLMEGLQKHCPGMIIQLSTGGRSGAGRERGGMLPLRPDMASLSVGSNNFPTRVYENSPDLVDWLASEMRAHEVKPEIEAFDLSHIHQAVKMNREGRIPGTLYVQFVMGVKNAMPVDKDVFDYYVKTMQRLAPEAQWCGAGVGPGQILVNEWSIAAGGHTRTGLEDNMRLDRATLAPSNAALVQRAASLCEKYERPVASWQQAREILELRPG; this is encoded by the coding sequence ATGAGCAAACCCTGCATCATCTGCGTCGCCATCACCGGCTCGGTCCCGACCAAGGAAAACAACCCTGCGGTGCCGGTCACCGTCGAAGAACAGATCGAAAGCACGCATGAGGCGTTTGAGGCCGGCGCGTCGATTGCCCATTGCCACGTGCGCAATGACGACCAGACGCCGACCTCAGACCCGGAGAAATTCGCCCGCTTGATGGAGGGTTTGCAGAAGCATTGCCCCGGCATGATCATCCAGCTCTCGACCGGCGGCCGTTCCGGCGCGGGCCGCGAACGCGGCGGCATGCTGCCCCTGCGCCCCGACATGGCGTCTCTGTCGGTGGGCTCCAACAACTTCCCCACCAGGGTCTATGAAAACTCCCCCGATCTGGTGGACTGGCTGGCCTCGGAAATGCGCGCTCATGAAGTGAAGCCGGAGATCGAGGCCTTTGACCTGTCGCATATCCACCAGGCGGTGAAAATGAACCGTGAAGGCCGAATTCCTGGCACGCTCTACGTGCAATTCGTGATGGGGGTGAAAAACGCGATGCCGGTCGACAAGGACGTGTTCGACTACTACGTCAAGACCATGCAGCGGCTGGCGCCCGAGGCCCAGTGGTGCGGCGCCGGCGTCGGGCCGGGGCAGATCCTGGTCAACGAATGGTCTATCGCCGCGGGCGGCCATACCCGCACCGGGCTGGAGGACAACATGCGGCTGGACCGCGCAACCCTGGCGCCCTCCAACGCCGCGCTGGTGCAGCGCGCGGCCAGCCTCTGCGAGAAATACGAACGCCCCGTCGCCAGCTGGCAGCAGGCCCGCGAGATCCTGGAGCTGCGCCCTGGCTGA